The following are from one region of the Vibrio rarus genome:
- a CDS encoding helix-turn-helix transcriptional regulator — MSKQILRYQKILESIPCYPDSISSLELRDTLISYGLLATDTDDKSQLRTVQRYINKVVEDNTSIETEDDCRPYRYQIAQGHRHPIKPDGMSSVVSLQVIEKEIKSMLPPTLRSDVDAIFSSLKQEDTKQTKLWSERFCYFQQELPLEAPHVGNEFFKQIEQALLNRKDIEFCYQKRGATEPKAYELTPLGLFLHGNSFYLIGMTPNQPNNIRTYALHRIHTLKVGFSSHNTLDKFNVKEYVEKNARHFSGGNMQTVILKIDNLNGLHLIEETRLSPTQKIIDQDEKYTTVETEVRDSLTFEWWLMKNANIVEVISPIPLRNKIIQTLHASLRFYGQS, encoded by the coding sequence ATGAGTAAGCAGATACTGAGATATCAAAAAATACTAGAGTCCATACCTTGCTATCCAGATTCTATATCTAGCTTAGAGTTACGAGATACGTTGATTTCCTATGGGTTGTTAGCGACTGATACGGATGATAAAAGCCAACTTCGAACTGTTCAACGCTATATTAATAAGGTCGTTGAAGATAACACCAGCATTGAAACTGAAGATGATTGTCGCCCATATCGCTACCAAATAGCTCAGGGACATCGTCATCCCATTAAGCCTGATGGGATGTCCTCCGTTGTATCATTACAAGTCATTGAGAAAGAGATTAAGTCGATGCTACCGCCAACGTTGCGCTCTGATGTCGATGCTATATTTTCTTCACTAAAGCAAGAAGACACCAAGCAAACAAAACTATGGAGTGAACGATTTTGCTATTTCCAACAAGAGCTACCGTTAGAAGCTCCACACGTAGGTAACGAGTTTTTTAAGCAGATTGAACAAGCGCTCCTCAATAGAAAAGATATCGAGTTCTGCTATCAAAAACGTGGAGCAACAGAACCAAAAGCTTATGAATTAACCCCACTAGGTCTCTTTCTTCACGGTAACAGCTTTTACCTGATAGGCATGACTCCAAACCAACCGAATAACATTCGCACCTATGCCCTGCATCGGATACACACATTAAAGGTTGGTTTTAGTAGTCACAACACTTTGGATAAGTTTAACGTCAAAGAATATGTAGAAAAAAACGCTCGTCACTTCTCTGGAGGAAACATGCAAACTGTCATACTGAAGATAGATAACCTAAATGGTTTACACCTTATTGAAGAAACTCGGCTGTCGCCCACCCAAAAAATAATCGACCAAGATGAAAAGTACACGACTGTTGAAACTGAGGTTCGCGACAGTCTGACCTTTGAATGGTGGCTGATGAAGAATGCCAATATTGTGGAGGTTATTTCTCCTATCCCGTTACGAAACAAAATTATACAAACTCTGCATGCTAGCTTAAGGTTTTACGGTCAGAGTTAG